The Flammeovirga yaeyamensis genome segment GCTGCTGAAGAAGCACCTGCACCGGCTGCAGCTCCAGCTGCTGAAGCTATTGATGTATCAGGCATCAATGCAACAGTAGTGAAAATGCCGAAAATGTCAGATACAATGACTGACGGTACAATCTCTCAATGGTTAATGAAAGTTGGTGATGAAGTGAACGCGGGTGATATCCTTGCTGAAGTTCAAACTGACAAAGCAACAATGGAACTAGAGTCTTATGACGAAGGTAAACTATTGTACGTTGCTGTTGAGGACGGTGGTTCTGTTCCTGTTGATGGTGTTATCGCTATCATCGGTGAAGAAGGCGCAGACTACGAAACTTTATTAAAAGCTGAAGAGCAAAAGTCTGCAGCTCCTGCTGAGGCGGCTCCTGCTCCAGCTCCAAAAGCTGAAGCTCCAGCGGCTCAACCAGCTGCTGCCCCTGCTCAAGCACCTAAAGCAGCTCCTGCTACTGCTCCTGCAGTTGCTCAATCTAGAGAAGCTGCTCCTGCTCCAGAACACGACGGTAAAAGAGTTTTTGCTTCTCCATTGGCTAAGAAAATGGCTGAGGATAGAGGTTTTAACATCGCTATGATCCCAGGTTCAGGTGAGCACGGTAGAGTAATCAAAAGAGACGTTGAAGCGTACGTTCCTTCTCCAACTCCTGTTGCTGCCGCTGCTGCTCCAGCTGCTGCACTACCTGCAGGTGTTGAAAGTTTCGACGATCAACCGATGAATAGCATGCGTAAAGCAATTGCTAGAAATCTTACATCAAGTCAATTTGGTGCTCCTCACTTCTATTTAACAATGGATATCGACATGGACAAGGCTATGGCCGCAAGAAAGTCTATGAACGAGATTGCTGAGGCGAAGATTTCATTCAACGATATGGTAGTGAAAGCTGTTGCTACTTCATTAAAGATGCACCCATTGGTGAACTCTTTAGTCGAAGGTGATGTAATCAAAGTTGCTAATCATATCAACGTGGGTGTAGCTGTTGCTATTCCTGACGGTCTTGTTGTTCCTGTAATCAGAAACACAGACATGTTGTCTTTATCACAAATATCTTCTACTGTAAAAGATATGGCTGGTAAAGCAAAAGACAAAAAACTTGGTTTAGACGAAATGTCTGGTGCTACATTCACAATTTCAAACTTGGGTATGTTTGGCATCGAGCAATTCACTTCTATCATTAATGCTCCTGCATCTTGTATCTTAGCTGTAGGCGGTATCAAGCAAGTACCTGTTGTGAAAAACGGTCAGATCGTACCTGGTAACATCATGAAGATTACTCTTACATGTGACCACAGATCTGTAGATGGTGCTATTGGTGCAGCATTCTTGAAAACGCTGAAAGGATTAATGGAAGATCCAGTTAGAATCCTAATCTAATTTGACTTTGCCAAGCAATTAAGATAAAAATAGTCTAATCGCTATATATAGCCACTTCATTTATTTGAAGTGGCTTTTTTTTCTCTATCAGTTAAATAACACTTGATATTATTTCTGAATAAAGATTTTAATTCCACTCACCTTAAAAAGTTTCAGGTATAAAAAAACGCAACCTATTTTCATAAGTTGCGCCCTCTTAGATTTGGATCTTACGTTATTAAAGATCGTATATGTTTTAGTATTATTCGCATTTATATACACGAGTATTACATAAAAAATGTTGCCCTTTTTTATATAAAATTATAAAAAAATTCATTTTACCACGATCCATTAAAAATCTCATCTATGGCTCTTTCAATCAACGTATCTTTATTCTCTTGTGTATCAGAAGGTTGCTGAGTAACATAGATATCTGGGGGTACTCCCAGTTCATATTCTGTATTACCATCTACTGACCTAGTTTGAGTAACTGACATTCTATAATACCATCCATTTGGTAACTGACCACCTCTTGGTGCACCAAGTCCACCTCCTGTTGGTACTCCAATGATTTTTACTGGATGTAACTTTTTAACGGCTTGTAAAGCAGTCGCAAAATAAGAAGTAGCACTGTAGCAACCTCTATCCGTTAGTACAACGATTTTTCCTGGATAATGATAACCGCTTGGAGAAATATCTGCAGGAAGCCATTCATCAAAATCATTTGGTCCGGTACCTGATTTATTTCTACTATAATAAAGCGTTACATTACCTGCATCCGATGGAATAAATCTCTCGCATATCTGGAAAATATTCAATGGCGATCCTCCTCCGTTACTTCTTACATCAAAGATCATCCCCTCTGTTACATTTCGATATCTTGTAATTACATAGTCGATATCATAATTAGAAATCATAGATGAAAAACTGCTATATCTTACATAGAGGATTCCCTTGTTTTGTCCATTAACAGCTCTAACTAAAGGTACTTTATTTCCTGTAGAATCCAATTCATGAATCAAATCGTTGGTTAAAGGTCCAGTTTGGGCATAATAGCTACTTAGATAAGTATCTCGAACAATACGGACGTTATAATTAGAATCCGGAACAGCTAACTCAGGGTATCTTGACACATTAAAAGGAGAATACAAATTTACATGTCCATCTTTTAATGTGGCCATCATATCAAACATCATGATAAAGAATTCTTCCTGAGACATATTATCTGTAATCACCCCATCATAAACAGAATACACACTATCCCAATCAATATTTTTTAATTCGAAATAAGAATATTGCTCTTTCGTTTTCTGCCATAAATATTCAAAAGTTTGTCTATTTCCAGATGAAGGGTCTTTTTCAATAAACAAATTCTCACAACTACTGAAAAGAAGTGATGCAAGAATAACAGTCACTATATATACTTTATTTTTCATTTTCTACTTTCCAGTTAGGTTAAACATAAATGCGATTCCTAATCGATGAGAAGCACCTTTTGATGTTCCACTACTTCCCTCGTTTACGCCATAATATCTCCACACATAGTTAAAACGTAAAGCATTTTTGTTATGTAAGTGATAATAAAATTCCAACCTTGAACTCACTTGAACCAGGTCTCCGATAAAAGCAAAATTGTTTTTTCCTTCCCCAGAAATGAAATTAGCTCCTGTAGTAAAATTACTGATTGTATTATAGCTTGGTCGAATATATGTTCCCATAAGCGGTAAAGAGAAATTCCATAAAAAAGTAAAATCTCTATCTTTCTTTCTTAAAAACTTACCAGAAGATGGTAAGGATACATCCCAAGCAAATTGAGTTGCTAATCCAAAGCCACTTACGTATTCAAAATTTAAAGATGAATTAGTGTAGGAGAAATTACCTCGATAATTTCCTGTAAAATCTATGGCTGCACCCACTTTAAAGTGAACATTCTCCTTAGAACTAAATACTGGATTTACTTTCCAAAGAGCATGGGTATGTACAGGAACGTAATAAAAAATATTACCTCCAGCATCAGTCACCCCCGATAAATGAGTATAAAGAATACCAAAATCAAACCCTCCGTCAATTAGAAATTCAAATTTTTCAGAAGTCAGTAAATACCCTACAGACCCTCCTATTCCTCTTCCTTTATAAGTTAAAGGAGAAAAGGCTAAATCTTGGGAT includes the following:
- a CDS encoding 2-oxo acid dehydrogenase subunit E2 translates to MAEVIRMPKMSDTMTEGVIASWLVKVGDEISSGDIIAEVETDKATMELENYEDGVLLYIAVEEKQAVPVDGVIAIVGEEGEDYQSLLDGNTSAAPAESAPAPAAEEAPAPAAAPAAEAIDVSGINATVVKMPKMSDTMTDGTISQWLMKVGDEVNAGDILAEVQTDKATMELESYDEGKLLYVAVEDGGSVPVDGVIAIIGEEGADYETLLKAEEQKSAAPAEAAPAPAPKAEAPAAQPAAAPAQAPKAAPATAPAVAQSREAAPAPEHDGKRVFASPLAKKMAEDRGFNIAMIPGSGEHGRVIKRDVEAYVPSPTPVAAAAAPAAALPAGVESFDDQPMNSMRKAIARNLTSSQFGAPHFYLTMDIDMDKAMAARKSMNEIAEAKISFNDMVVKAVATSLKMHPLVNSLVEGDVIKVANHINVGVAVAIPDGLVVPVIRNTDMLSLSQISSTVKDMAGKAKDKKLGLDEMSGATFTISNLGMFGIEQFTSIINAPASCILAVGGIKQVPVVKNGQIVPGNIMKITLTCDHRSVDGAIGAAFLKTLKGLMEDPVRILI
- a CDS encoding S41 family peptidase: MKNKVYIVTVILASLLFSSCENLFIEKDPSSGNRQTFEYLWQKTKEQYSYFELKNIDWDSVYSVYDGVITDNMSQEEFFIMMFDMMATLKDGHVNLYSPFNVSRYPELAVPDSNYNVRIVRDTYLSSYYAQTGPLTNDLIHELDSTGNKVPLVRAVNGQNKGILYVRYSSFSSMISNYDIDYVITRYRNVTEGMIFDVRSNGGGSPLNIFQICERFIPSDAGNVTLYYSRNKSGTGPNDFDEWLPADISPSGYHYPGKIVVLTDRGCYSATSYFATALQAVKKLHPVKIIGVPTGGGLGAPRGGQLPNGWYYRMSVTQTRSVDGNTEYELGVPPDIYVTQQPSDTQENKDTLIERAIDEIFNGSW